The proteins below come from a single Aegilops tauschii subsp. strangulata cultivar AL8/78 chromosome 6, Aet v6.0, whole genome shotgun sequence genomic window:
- the LOC109780863 gene encoding rho GTPase-activating protein 3: MVPSRIRFARQIPLPCCSDTEEEEEEEEEEEEEEEEEPYEEGEEEVPVASPLILPAARGGVSVVDMVAAALRRSLLLCSSVRAEEGTGTAAAGMQIGQPTEVRHVSHVTFDRFVGFLGLPADLEPEVPRHAPSASVSVFGVSPTSMQCSFDKRGNSVPTILLTMQRKLYLLGGLQAEGVFRINADNRQEQHVREQLNRGVVPDGVDLHCLAGLIKAWFRELPSGVLDSLTPEQVMHCNTEEECSRVASIVPPVEAALLDWAINLMADVVEHENYNKMNARNVAMVFAPNMTQMADPLTALIHAVQVMNFLKTLILKTVKEREEAASATRGFTSSSGSPSDKDAPQALNHLDNPLNCSSQEDVERPMISGATLDHFLFSVEQALHQDVQASIGEPKKYDTGTAHDKYNDEFSPVDSDFSSSQDDSSSGNKFSNDNVEGLFDRFKFRKGVGRICRHPVFQLSRSMKKSDEAGQACA, from the exons ATGGTGCCGTCCCGGATCCGCTTCGCCCGCCAAATCCCCCTCCCCTGCTGCTCTGACaccgaagaggaggaggaggaggaagaggaggaggaagaagaggaagaggaggagccATACGAGGAGGGGGAGGAAGAGGTGCCGGTCGCGTCGCCGCTGATACTGccggcggcgaggggaggggTCTCCGTGGTGGATATggtggcggcggcgctgcggAGGTCGCTGCTGCTGTGCAGCAGCGTGCGCGCCGAGGAAGGCACTGGCACCGCGGCTGCGGGGATGCAGATAGGGCAGCCCACGGAGGTGCGCCACGTCTCGCACGTCACCTTCGACCGTTTCGTCGGCTTCCTCGGCCTCCCGGCCGACCTCGAGCCCGAGGTGCCGCGCCACGCGCCCAGCGCCAG TGTAAGTGTATTTGGAGTTTCACCGACGTCCATGCAATGCTCATTTGATAAAAGAGGAAACAGTGTACCAACAATACTATTGACCATGCAAAGGAAGCTATATTTACTTGGGGGCCTTCAG GCTGAAGGGGTCTTCAGAATAAATGCTGACAATAGACAGGAACAGCATGTCAGGGAGCAACTAAATAGAGGTGTTGTTCCAGATGGAGTTGACTTGCATTGTCTTGCAGGCCTTATAAAG GCATGGTTCCGAGAACTTCCAAGTGGAGTATTAGACTCATTGACTCCAGAACAAGTGATGCATTGCAACACTGAAGAAGAGTGTTCTCGTGTTGCGAGTATTGTACCTCCAGTGGAAGCGGCATTACTGGATTGGGCCATTAATCTGATGGCAGATGTTGTGGAGCATGAAAACTACAACAAGATGAATGCTCGCAACGTTGCTATGGTTTTTGCGCCAAACATGACTCAG ATGGCCGATCCCTTAACTGCTTTGATACATGCAGTTCAAGTGATGAATTTTTTGAAGACATTGATCCTGAAGACTGTCAAAGAAAGGGAGGAGGCAGCTTCCGCAACAAGGGGATTCACCTCCAGCTCTGGTTCCCCGAGTGACAAAGATGCACCTCAGGCATTAAATCATTTGGACAACCCCTTAAACTGTTCAAGTCAGGAAGATGTCGAACGCCCCATGATTAGTGGGGCTACTCTTGACCACTTTCTCTTCAGCGTAGAACAAGCGCTTCACCAAGACGTGCAAGCCAGTATCGGAGAACCCAAGAAGTATGACACCGGTACAGCCCATGACAAATACAATGACGAATTTTCTCCTGTGGACAGTGATTTTAGCAGTAGCCAAGATGACAGCAGTTCTGGAAATAAATTCAGCAATGACAATGTGGAAGGTTTGTTTGACAGATTCAAATTTAGGAAAGGGGTAGGCAGAATCTGCAGGCATCCAGTGTTTCAGTTGAGTAGGTCCATGAAGAAGTCTGATGAAGCAGGACAAGCTTGTGCATGA